The genomic DNA ACCATTGAACCAATTCCAGCCACTAGTGGGAATGTCCCTGCTATTGCCATTTCAATAGCACATGCGAGGGCAGATAAGAGTGTAGCTAACCATGCTCCAATTGCAATTGCTGGAAATTCTCCAATAATTTTTCTAAGTCCTTTAAATGTATATAATCCGACTCCTCCTCCGATTATTGCCATATTTAAGACATTTGCTCCAAGAACAGTAATTCCTCCATCTCCAAAAATTAATGATTGGATTAGGAGAACGATTGTAAATACGATTACTGCTGCTTCAGGTGCTAAAAATATTATTGCAACTAAAGCTCCACCTACCATATGTCCACTTGTACCAAAAGGTATTGGCATATTCATTGACATTATGGCAAATATTCCAGCAGATAATACTGCAAGAAGAGGTATTCTTTTCTCATCTAAATTTTTTGATGCCCATTTTGTCGAGAAGTAAAGGGCTATTATTAATATAATATAATAAATGGCGCATTGCCATAAAGGTATAAATCCGTCTGGTATGTGCAATGTTTTTTTCCTCCTGTATTGATGTTAATACTTTTTTGGCTTTTTTGGGCCATAAAGTATTACTTTTAAGCGATTTAAGCTTCTGTATGGTATTTTTTATTTTATTATTAATAAAGTTTATTAAAGTATTACTTTTAACATATATTTTCAATTTTTTGTATTACTTTTTTTTTAGATGGCGTTTTTGGTGATTTTTCAAGGATTTTTGTAGTAATAATTCTATAAAAAGTATTACTTGTTTATCATTTCTTAAATAAGGTATTTTTTTTATTTCTTTCATTTCTATCATTTATTTTAATGATGGATTTCAGGTCTCTATTTTTTAAGATTTTTATGGATTTTAGGCATTTTTTTTATTTATTTTGCATTATATATATGAAAATTGGTATTACTTTTTAATTTTACTGTCTGTTTATTGAGTATTTTTTAAAAATATCTTCTAATAATTCATATTTCTCTTTTATAATTGGAATAATATCTAATAAAGTGATTTAAATGATTTTTTTCATTGAAGTTTTTTAGTAATACTTATATGCGTATTACTATTACTTATTATATGGGTAAGATATTACTTCTTATCACTAATTTGGATCATTTCTAAAATTAAAGTAAACAATAATGTCCCAAATAGTTAGTTTAGTATTTAGTCAGCCAAACTAACCTCTATATAAATCACTAAATTAGAAAATCATTAGAGTAGGAATAATCTCTAATATTTTCTATTTAGTAATGAGGTTTATTAGACTAATTTTCTATTTTTTAATGGAATTATATGGCTATTTACAGAATTATAAAAACACATGATCTTCGGTGGGAAAATGAATATTGATATAAAGCCATTATCATTGTCTAATATAAAAATTAAAGATATCCAAAAGTTTTTATTTAATCATATAAAAGAAGAGTTTGGTTATGGTTATGTTCCTAGTTTTCATAATGATATTGTTAATTTAAAGGATACTTATTTAACTGATGATAGAAATAATTTTTATGTAGCCACTAATGATAATGGGAAAATTATTGGTTGTATTGGCGTTAGAGGTTATGATAAACATTTTGAGGAGTTTGAAGGAGTCTACTTTAAAGATACGACTGCAAGTATTTGGAGATTAATGATAGATTCAAAATACCGAAGAAAGGGTATCGGATCAAGATTAGTGAAATATGTTGAAAAGTTTTCCGAATCTAAAAATTATCAAAATATCTATTTACATACTCAAAGAAACTTGCCTGGAGCATTACAATTTTGGCAAGCTCAAAATTATTCCATCATCTATGATTCTAATAACGAGTATACAACAGTTCACATGATTAAGAACATTATTTAAATGAGGTGCTATTATGAGTTGTTATAAATATTGGGGCAAAATCAGTGAAATTGCAGATAATCTTTTATTATATGGTGATTTGGATAAATATGGTGAATCTGCTTTAGATAATGTAGATATTAATGATATTATTGAATTATTGGATGAAGTTGAAATCATTGCTCATGACAATACTATAGATTTTGATTCAGCAAAACATATTCTTGATGATGAAAAAATGAACAGGGCCTTAAAACTAATACGGGAGTTTTATGTATATGTCGGGGCTCGTCTCGAAACAGAAAATGCATTGAAGATATTGGAATCTGATAATCCAAAAGCTACTTTAGATTCTTTCCATTTTTACGACAGATATATAGGTTTAATTAATAACGAAAGCCAATTAGTCAGATTTAACAGTCAGAAAACATTCGTATTTCTTGGAAGTGGGCCATTACCATTAACTCTCATAATGTTTAACAAGGTATTTGGTTGTAAATGCATAGGTATTGAAATCCAGGAAACCGTTGCAGAACTTTCTCGTGAAGTTCTTAAAAAATTAAATCTTGAGAATGAAATTGAAATAGTTGTTGGTGATGAAACTGTTATTAAAGATTTGGATTATGACATTCTAATGGTTGCTGCCCTTGCAGAACCTAAAGAAAGGGTATTTTCAAATATTTGGGAATATGTTGATGTGGATACTCCAATTATTTATAGGACATATACTGGGATGAGGGCTATTTTATATTCTCCGGTCACAGAAAAAGACACAAGAGGATTCCATAAAGAAGTAATGGTTTTGCCAACAGGCAATACTAATAACACTTCAGTGTTAATAAGAAAAATTATTTAATGTGTTTATATCGAAATTTTTAATTACTTGGGAATTTAAATTTATAATTAAAAACAAGGAGGACATCAAATGCCTTATCATGTAGATACATTAGTAGTTGGCTGTGGAAACGTTTTATTTAAAGATGATGGTTTTGGACCGATGGTAATCCACAAATTAGAAGAATACTTTGAAGATAAAGAAATGCCTGACGAAACCATGCTTGTAGATGCTGGAACAGGTGCAACACACTTTATTTTCTCACTTCCTGATGAAAAATGGAAAAAGGTTATTGTGATTGATGTTGTAGAATTCGATGCAGAACCTGGTACTGTTAAAGTATTCAGTCCTTTTGACATGCCAAAAGGAAAATATGAAAATGTGCACACATGGCCTGTGGAAGAAC from Methanobrevibacter sp. includes the following:
- the cbiM gene encoding cobalt transporter CbiM is translated as MHIPDGFIPLWQCAIYYIILIIALYFSTKWASKNLDEKRIPLLAVLSAGIFAIMSMNMPIPFGTSGHMVGGALVAIIFLAPEAAVIVFTIVLLIQSLIFGDGGITVLGANVLNMAIIGGGVGLYTFKGLRKIIGEFPAIAIGAWLATLLSALACAIEMAIAGTFPLVAGIGSMVLYHAFIGIIEAALTVIVIGAIQKYRPDLLEWKKLQTKGGE
- a CDS encoding GNAT family N-acetyltransferase, with translation MNIDIKPLSLSNIKIKDIQKFLFNHIKEEFGYGYVPSFHNDIVNLKDTYLTDDRNNFYVATNDNGKIIGCIGVRGYDKHFEEFEGVYFKDTTASIWRLMIDSKYRRKGIGSRLVKYVEKFSESKNYQNIYLHTQRNLPGALQFWQAQNYSIIYDSNNEYTTVHMIKNII
- a CDS encoding nicotianamine synthase family protein, translated to MSCYKYWGKISEIADNLLLYGDLDKYGESALDNVDINDIIELLDEVEIIAHDNTIDFDSAKHILDDEKMNRALKLIREFYVYVGARLETENALKILESDNPKATLDSFHFYDRYIGLINNESQLVRFNSQKTFVFLGSGPLPLTLIMFNKVFGCKCIGIEIQETVAELSREVLKKLNLENEIEIVVGDETVIKDLDYDILMVAALAEPKERVFSNIWEYVDVDTPIIYRTYTGMRAILYSPVTEKDTRGFHKEVMVLPTGNTNNTSVLIRKII
- the frhD gene encoding coenzyme F420-reducing hydrogenase, FrhD protein, which encodes MPYHVDTLVVGCGNVLFKDDGFGPMVIHKLEEYFEDKEMPDETMLVDAGTGATHFIFSLPDEKWKKVIVIDVVEFDAEPGTVKVFSPFDMPKGKYENVHTWPVEEPLHELAESCEVVIVGCKPGEITSPDVEMGLTEEVENAIPEAMDIILKEIGAI